CTTCAAAATTCGACTTCTCCCCATGGTGCAAGCCGTGTTTCGCAAACTTTGGTTTGGCTAGATTTGCCCAAAAATCACACTCAGAGGGCACTATCGACTCATTGAGCAACTGACCAGCTGAACTAAAGTGAACATATACAAGTTCTTAAACTCGAAGCGAAGAGAGAGCGCTCAAGCTAACCTGTAAATTTCGATTTCGAGAGCATTTTTTGCTGGTTGAATTACAGGTAGATCATTTATAGAcgattattaggtacctataataatttCCACGTTGAATCTTCTAGTCTAATGGTACCGACGTCCAAGATGCCAGCGGTGGAAATCGAGTCGCTGTGTACATATCGTTAAATATACTTGAGAAGAAACATTTTGTACATTCGTAGATTGTTTTTGTGCTGTATCTATTCGATGTAAATGCGTATTTTTATGTGTGTCTGCGTATAAGTGTTTCTATTGTATCTAGATGTATCAAATGAGCTTAGTATTCCCGTCGAGTCTGCAGTTCTTACATAGGTGGTATTTTGTTATATTATTGTTGATTTTCATTGGCGAAAGTTTCCGTTGGACTTGATGGGGTAGCTGGGAAGTATATACAATTTATTCGTAACGGTACCTATTCAAATCTATTTAATTCTTGATTCAAGTTTAGGATctcatttgttttattttcaaattgtttttcttttctgttctCTAAGAATGTTATAAATAATCTACGACGCGATAACGTTTTAATTATACGTGGTTTATTAATTAATTCACTACTCCAGTAAGTAAATAAGTTCggttttatatcaatttttctgtgaaaatcaAATATCTTGATCGGTGTTATCGGCACAAGTATTATTAAATATTGCTTTACTTCCGGATGGTATATCTGCGTAGTTTGTAGCTCCGTTACTGCATAATTTAGCCATGTtggatccttcaatttttctaaaaagaaaaaaaaatatttaatagcGTCGTTATATTTAAATAGATCGCGAACCACTTTTTTGTAGTCGAATATACTTAATTTGCGAAATACTTACTCGAGTGTATTCGATAGATCACTCGTTTCTACGGTGATACTTTTAACGTAAAGATGATCATTGCACCAGAATACGCAAGTGTTCTCGGGGTGCAAGATATCTATAGCTTTGTTCCATTGCAGAACTATTTGAGATACGTTACTTATCTGTTGCGGATGAGTGACGATAAAACTCGGAGAAGTTCCGTGACCAAATTTTAAGCTACCTCTGAAACACgagagcgatttttttttatcgataaaTTACGCTTTCAGAATTCAAATCGTTGTTGAACTTGTGTCAACTATTGTGAAtaataaatataggtatattatttgTTGTTTgtgaaatttaataatattttcaataataccAGCATGTTGTAATTtacttttgaatattattttttgctgTTATATTCGTTTTTATTATTGCATTCGTGTCTCGAACTGTTTAAAATTGATGAGTTCTGAGTTCAAAATTGTTCTCgagttttggttttgtttttgtatcaTTCTGTTACGTTTATTCACTTTCGAGtttcttttctgttttattatgtttttaaattctatttttaaaaccatttttaatttgaagatCTTTATTTAGACGATTTCTGAAGTTTATACCTACAGTAttataatttctaaaatttctgaCATGATAAAACTTCTGAGTAGGCAACCAACAACGCATGATTGCTGTGAAATTGGCCCTCTTGTCCActgttttttgatgtttgacttttgattttgagaaaaattattgtcaaaatttgactgGTGGCTACTTGGCTAGTGGCTAGTGGCTACACAgaaaatttaatagaaatttaaaagcttttgaaaaaaaattgtcaacatctGGCTGCACTGATTTCATAAAAGCTCTGCTTGTCCCAGCATTACTCCTCCAGTAAACATCCATGTTATGTTCCTTTGAATTATTATTCGGTTTCGCGTTAATTGTTCGTTAATTTTGTGTATTAAGTGGAATATTTGGTCTAATTAATGATTATTTAATGCCAACTCGTGAGTGTGATGTGTGAACCAACTTCGCGTTGTTCGATCAGTTCGGTACCATGGTCAACGATACGTTAGTTTGGTGATTTCATCGTTTGTTGCTGTATTATTATTGTGTAAGTATCAGATTCAAACTTACTCTGGGGTAAGATTAAACTCAATCGTATCGTTCGTAGTATGTAGGAGAACTTTAACCAAACCCATTACCCAAGATTCAGCTTCAGGTGGTAAAGCTAGATTCAGAGTAACCTTGTAATGTTGTCCTGAAAGATTGAGATTATGGTAGTTCAACGCCAACAACATCGCAGGTATTCAAATGAACATTTTATGTCATAAAAACAATGATCTTACTGCAGTATGGCAAACTACTACCAGTATCGATGAAGTATCTTCCACCGGGTACTAGATTGGTGTTTTGATCAGCGTTGAAACCCATTACTGCGCAGCTAGAATTTCCTTCGCATGAAAAACATCCTCCCTAAGATGTAAGCCAATTAATTTCACtcgaatgtttcaaaaatccaaaattatttttgttcgaGTTACTTCTTCGAATCGTTCGTAACTACTGCAACGATATCCGGTGAAAGTACAGTTATTGTTGATCGAATCTACAAACAGTTTAGCAGATCGCAAGTGTTCGCATCCTGTCAAAGCTGAAATTGCTTCTCTCAAACCATGTTTTTTGAACTCTGATAGTAATTCATCTCCTTGTTCGTGGGCTTGACATCCTGGCTGATTTTTACCTCCGTTGACGTAGAAATCAACGTGCCCGCTGAGATCTGAGATCCCTTCACCGAGGAATATATGATCTATACCATTGGTGTGTATGGCATCGACAAAATCAGCATCGCTAGAATCTAAACGTACCAACGGATCCATACCATGGTAAAAGAATACAGCAGGATCGAGTCCGCTGATTCGTCCGAGATTTTTAATCACATTTCCGGCGTAAGCTGCCACCTGAGCTCCGACGCTGT
The sequence above is a segment of the Planococcus citri chromosome 3, ihPlaCitr1.1, whole genome shotgun sequence genome. Coding sequences within it:
- the LOC135839891 gene encoding pancreatic lipase-related protein 2-like, which codes for MNLSRKKMLLSMKNDNQVKPALLVLFFFVFALNDEAAGGIIEWNQLANKVADLLPFLVLHNNETRCYGEVGCLNITRDWYGFTRWANTFPIPPQLMNTQFILFTRKNPSKGAILNLSSGTSLDSSNFDANNPTKIIIYGLFGSTKSAWITDMISELLKHGDYNVIVVDYDLAALIPDFFKQVANARLLGLQIGYFVNYLVDNYGVDPKSVHIIGHSVGAQVAAYAGNVIKNLGRISGLDPAVFFYHGMDPLVRLDSSDADFVDAIHTNGIDHIFLGEGISDLSGHVDFYVNGGKNQPGCQAHEQGDELLSEFKKHGLREAISALTGCEHLRSAKLFVDSINNNCTFTGYRCSSYERFEEGGCFSCEGNSSCAVMGFNADQNTNLVPGGRYFIDTGSSLPYCRQHYKVTLNLALPPEAESWVMGLVKVLLHTTNDTIEFNLTPEGSLKFGHGTSPSFIVTHPQQISNVSQIVLQWNKAIDILHPENTCVFWCNDHLYVKSITVETSDLSNTLEKIEGSNMAKLCSNGATNYADIPSGSKAIFNNTCADNTDQDI